One genomic window of Campylobacter curvus includes the following:
- the pglJ gene encoding N-acetylgalactosamine-N,N'-diacetylbacillosaminyl-diphospho-undecaprenol 4-alpha-N-acetylgalactosaminyltransferase — MKKLVVFLYSMGPGGAERNVSNLLPFLVQRYEVHLVLMSEVIAYELPSEVKIHFIEKSDPYESGVRKLIRLFFALPNLALRYKKLCENLGIDTHFVLMNRPCYIALIARIFGLKGRIVISERSCPSVIYKNGVSGAVNRILLKSLYNKADLILANAQGNADDLMRNFGCDERKTKVLYNALNLSAIKQLENEPLEGEFRPFFINIGRLDSGKNQAMLIRIIASLSDPRATLGILGKGPLKERLQNLIDELGVSDRVKLLGTDKNPFKFIKNASCFVCASRFEGFSNVLLEALACEKFIISTDHQSGARELLGDDEFGLLTPVDDEQAMKNAMKIALEDERIRQNFEKIAYNRAKSFDSAQIAQKLIKFLENDDG, encoded by the coding sequence TTGAAAAAATTAGTGGTATTTTTATATTCGATGGGGCCAGGAGGCGCGGAGCGAAACGTCTCGAATTTACTACCTTTTTTGGTGCAAAGATACGAGGTGCATCTGGTCTTGATGAGTGAAGTGATCGCATACGAGCTGCCAAGCGAGGTAAAGATACATTTCATCGAAAAGAGCGATCCTTATGAAAGCGGCGTGCGTAAGCTTATTAGGCTGTTTTTTGCGCTGCCAAATTTAGCTCTTAGATACAAAAAGCTATGCGAAAATTTAGGCATAGACACGCATTTTGTGCTGATGAACCGCCCTTGCTATATCGCTCTCATCGCCCGTATTTTTGGGCTTAAGGGGCGCATAGTCATAAGTGAGCGAAGCTGCCCGTCGGTGATCTATAAAAACGGCGTCAGCGGGGCTGTAAATAGAATTTTGCTTAAAAGCCTTTACAACAAGGCCGACTTGATACTTGCCAACGCGCAGGGCAATGCAGACGATCTGATGCGAAATTTTGGCTGCGACGAGCGCAAGACGAAGGTGCTTTACAATGCGCTGAATTTAAGCGCGATAAAGCAGCTCGAAAACGAGCCTCTCGAGGGGGAATTTAGGCCGTTTTTCATAAATATCGGGCGGCTTGACAGCGGTAAAAATCAAGCGATGCTGATCCGTATAATAGCCTCTTTGAGTGATCCTCGCGCCACTCTTGGTATACTTGGCAAAGGGCCGTTAAAAGAGCGGCTACAAAATTTGATCGATGAGCTTGGCGTGAGTGATCGCGTGAAGCTGCTTGGCACGGATAAAAATCCTTTTAAATTTATAAAAAACGCCTCGTGTTTCGTCTGCGCTTCGAGATTCGAGGGCTTTTCAAACGTCTTACTGGAGGCCTTGGCGTGTGAGAAATTCATAATCTCGACCGATCATCAAAGCGGCGCAAGAGAGCTGCTTGGAGACGATGAGTTTGGCCTCTTGACGCCCGTAGACGACGAGCAAGCGATGAAAAATGCGATGAAAATAGCGCTTGAGGACGAGCGAATAAGGCAAAATTTTGAAAAGATTGCGTATAATCGCGCAAAATCGTTTGATAGCGCCCAAATCGCGCAAAAACTTATAAAATTTTTGGAAAATGATGATGGATAA
- a CDS encoding STT3 domain-containing protein: MDNQALNLDFRSSKQILVFILLAYLFGVICRFYWVYWASGIEQFHFNGEFITNTNDGFYNAEGARDMLAGFHQPNDLSPYGGSIPTFTFILAKILPFKFESIIFYMSVFLSPLIVLPIILIAREYKITNAGIVAALIASILPGYYIRTLAGYYDSDMLNVTLSLLVVWALIRLVDKKSQNFILPAVFMLVYDWWYQSSYSLNLALIVMFLLYTLVFDRKNETNYKAMIFMLMAIIDFDAYSADAIINFIFILKAAMIGSLYVLMCLKPQMFGKKMLFCLGAFMVALFAAFGGFSSVSSKLHFYLVKQASELNDTFYFLNVSKTIAEVKNTSISLFAVNVGGHIVVFALSCIGIVLMLVKFRSFWLVMPMLALGCLAFVGGGRFSMYLTPITALGFGYFLYFALNLFQIRAWLKGALFWVCACLALVPNLEYIYRYHIPTLLGNSAISALDLLKTKASREDYVLSWWDYGYLIKYYADVKTLSDPGRQSGTYSFLTSFALSQDQASSANMARLDVEYSERQFDEKFRLGLSQILKDYNQTDVNKFLNSLEDKNFKLPPKTREIYYYLLPEMVNILPEILSFSMLDITTGKEFEKPLIYIGFPFSSDEKGLNIGEGFVLPLGDFKFITRNGEQIPINSYYQVSYIDGKLDVKANKIDENAKIYVIFLANYNRILLLEKKAFDSTFVQLFIFENYDKELFEPVVLDQAAKIYRLLK; this comes from the coding sequence GTGGATAATCAAGCCTTAAATTTAGATTTTCGCTCATCAAAGCAAATTTTAGTTTTTATCTTGCTAGCTTATTTATTCGGCGTTATATGCCGTTTTTACTGGGTGTATTGGGCTAGCGGGATAGAGCAATTTCATTTTAACGGCGAATTCATAACTAACACGAACGATGGCTTTTATAACGCCGAAGGTGCGCGCGATATGCTCGCTGGCTTTCATCAGCCAAACGACCTTAGCCCGTATGGCGGCTCGATACCGACATTCACTTTTATCTTGGCTAAAATTTTGCCGTTTAAATTTGAAAGTATCATCTTTTATATGAGTGTATTTTTAAGCCCACTCATCGTCCTGCCTATCATCTTGATCGCTCGCGAATACAAAATTACAAATGCCGGCATTGTAGCGGCTTTGATCGCCTCTATACTTCCGGGATATTATATAAGGACGCTTGCGGGGTATTACGATAGCGATATGCTGAATGTGACTTTGTCACTACTTGTGGTGTGGGCGCTCATAAGGCTAGTCGATAAAAAAAGTCAAAATTTCATCCTGCCTGCAGTATTTATGCTCGTTTACGACTGGTGGTATCAAAGCTCTTATTCGCTAAATTTAGCTTTGATCGTTATGTTTTTGCTTTATACGCTCGTATTTGATAGGAAAAACGAGACAAACTATAAAGCTATGATCTTTATGCTGATGGCTATTATAGATTTTGACGCTTATAGTGCGGATGCTATCATAAATTTCATTTTTATTTTAAAGGCGGCGATGATAGGTTCGCTTTATGTTTTGATGTGTTTGAAGCCTCAAATGTTTGGCAAAAAGATGCTTTTTTGCCTCGGAGCTTTTATGGTTGCTTTGTTTGCGGCTTTTGGCGGATTTAGCTCTGTATCCAGTAAATTGCATTTTTATCTCGTAAAACAAGCTAGCGAACTAAACGATACGTTTTATTTTCTCAATGTCAGTAAAACGATAGCGGAGGTTAAAAACACCAGTATTAGCCTCTTTGCCGTAAATGTCGGCGGGCATATCGTGGTATTTGCGCTATCTTGTATCGGTATAGTCTTGATGCTGGTGAAATTTCGCTCGTTTTGGCTTGTCATGCCTATGCTTGCGCTTGGCTGTCTGGCCTTTGTGGGCGGAGGCAGGTTTAGTATGTATCTTACGCCTATAACGGCGCTTGGCTTTGGTTATTTTTTATATTTTGCGCTGAATTTATTTCAGATACGAGCTTGGTTGAAGGGCGCGTTGTTTTGGGTATGCGCTTGCTTGGCGCTTGTACCAAATTTAGAGTATATTTACCGCTACCATATACCTACACTACTTGGAAATAGCGCCATAAGTGCGCTTGATCTGCTTAAAACGAAAGCTAGCAGAGAGGACTATGTCCTGTCGTGGTGGGATTATGGCTATTTGATCAAGTATTATGCCGATGTCAAAACGCTGAGCGATCCGGGGAGGCAATCAGGCACATACAGCTTTCTAACGAGCTTTGCGCTTAGCCAAGATCAAGCCAGCTCCGCAAATATGGCACGTCTTGACGTGGAGTATAGTGAAAGGCAGTTTGATGAGAAATTTAGGCTTGGTCTGTCTCAGATACTAAAGGACTACAACCAAACGGATGTCAATAAATTTTTAAATTCACTAGAAGATAAAAATTTCAAACTTCCTCCAAAGACTAGAGAAATTTACTACTATCTTTTGCCGGAGATGGTAAATATCCTTCCTGAGATCCTTAGCTTTTCGATGCTTGATATAACGACCGGAAAAGAGTTTGAAAAGCCGCTCATTTATATCGGTTTTCCGTTTTCGTCCGATGAAAAGGGTTTAAATATAGGAGAGGGCTTTGTTTTGCCGCTTGGAGATTTTAAATTTATAACGCGTAATGGCGAGCAAATACCGATAAATTCGTATTATCAGGTATCTTATATCGATGGGAAGCTTGATGTGAAGGCAAATAAAATCGATGAAAATGCTAAAATTTACGTGATATTTTTGGCTAATTACAATAGAATTTTACTGCTTGAGAAAAAGGCCTTTGATTCGACTTTTGTCCAGCTTTTTATATTTGAAAACTACGACAAAGAGCTTTTTGAGCCCGTTGTTTTGGATCAAGCGGCTAAAATTTACAGGTTGCTAAAGTAA
- a CDS encoding glycosyltransferase family 2 protein, with the protein MSKIQDMTCAGGNEPLISVVIPTFNRSELLKKALNSALAQSYENLEIIVTDDGADESAHEICKAANDVRVKYFKNSAHTKSPNGNKNNGFDNVTGEFVCLLDDDDELYEDAIKECFECVSGGYACVFADAICEKDGVITGKIAGRSPYAQSGEMSKIDYHCGRISGEFFKLFSREFIEDFRFDERSFGGENELYIRFFEKRVFYLKKPLYIYRIARADSATVNASKHAKSVAYAYLKTADLCREIASVHAPGFLALQYKNAAYYAKMAGEYKMMYRAIFKSLSVKVSKEAVVFLLLSPLPSSVLPILSRLRVRIKQRFKI; encoded by the coding sequence TTGAGCAAGATACAAGATATGACGTGCGCTGGCGGAAACGAGCCCTTAATAAGCGTCGTGATCCCCACGTTCAACCGCTCCGAGCTTCTTAAAAAGGCGCTAAATTCAGCTCTCGCTCAAAGCTATGAAAATTTAGAGATCATCGTGACCGATGACGGCGCGGACGAAAGCGCGCATGAAATTTGCAAGGCGGCAAACGACGTACGCGTGAAATATTTTAAAAACAGCGCTCATACAAAAAGCCCCAACGGCAACAAAAATAACGGCTTTGACAACGTTACGGGCGAGTTTGTCTGCTTACTTGACGACGACGACGAGCTTTATGAGGACGCGATCAAAGAGTGCTTCGAGTGCGTTAGCGGCGGCTATGCTTGCGTTTTTGCAGACGCGATATGCGAAAAAGATGGCGTCATTACGGGCAAGATCGCAGGTCGCAGCCCCTACGCGCAAAGCGGCGAAATGAGCAAGATAGACTATCACTGCGGACGCATAAGCGGCGAGTTTTTCAAGCTTTTCTCGCGCGAATTCATAGAGGATTTTCGCTTTGACGAGCGGAGTTTTGGCGGCGAAAACGAGCTTTACATACGCTTTTTTGAAAAGCGCGTGTTTTACCTTAAAAAGCCGCTTTATATCTACCGCATAGCCCGCGCCGACAGTGCGACTGTAAATGCCTCGAAGCACGCCAAGAGCGTAGCGTATGCCTACTTGAAAACGGCAGATTTATGCCGCGAGATAGCAAGCGTTCATGCGCCGGGATTTTTGGCGCTTCAGTATAAAAACGCCGCTTACTACGCCAAGATGGCGGGCGAATACAAAATGATGTATCGCGCGATCTTTAAAAGCCTGAGCGTCAAGGTAAGCAAAGAAGCCGTCGTTTTTTTGCTGCTTAGTCCGCTGCCAAGCTCGGTTTTACCGATACTCTCAAGGCTTCGAGTCCGGATAAAGCAAAGGTTTAAGATATGA
- a CDS encoding STT3 domain-containing protein: MMDKEGFSSYFKNFHLSKQSVLLIAIAFVFSVVCRLYWVVWASEFSSFFWNGELMISTNDGYAFAEGARDMLAGFHQPNDLSYFGYPLSTLTYWIVKIFGVKLEAAMLYMSVFFSSLVVIPILLISLEYKNPKAGLIAALLGSIADSYYNRTMAGYYDTDMLIIPLSVFMLWGLVRVLEKRDTASIIIAPVSILIYMWWYASAFSLISVSAGIFLVYTLIFERRNRACYAQLVLLVLSITNIDIYVKILLVFGFYLGVLFKKELLNFKFILAALAASFALFVIGGGLNPIIFQLKFYVFRAVPESAGVSFKYFNVNQTIQESGIVDLQLFCERISSSVLTFLVSLAGVIMLCVKHRSFLVTLGMLFLGFLALKGGLRFTIYAVPVMAIGFGYFIVYFLEILKLKPASFNAAYCLIAVFALLPALSHIYNYKASPVFSRSEVEILNKLKGIAGREDYVLAWWDYGYPIRYYADVKTLIDGGKHLGRDNYAVSYALGSDETSSANMARIEVEYTERKFNERFTSNMTQILEDRNISDVNVFLSGLKDQNLSLPPKTREIYYYLPDRMLYIFPTILQFSRLDLKNGKSHAEGIFFIASAIAQDERGINLGNGFVLSSDVSTLSYNGMKMSLAAFIETSYDEKGRLNVKEYKNDENSKIYVIFMRDYGRFLILDESMVNSAYIQLFVLERYDERLFEPVILSGAAKVYRLKR, from the coding sequence ATGATGGATAAAGAGGGTTTTAGCTCATATTTTAAAAATTTTCACCTCTCAAAGCAAAGCGTTTTACTAATAGCGATCGCTTTCGTTTTTAGTGTAGTTTGCCGCCTTTACTGGGTCGTCTGGGCGAGCGAATTTTCGTCGTTTTTTTGGAACGGCGAGCTGATGATAAGCACTAATGACGGCTACGCATTTGCCGAAGGTGCGCGCGATATGCTCGCAGGCTTTCACCAGCCAAACGATCTAAGCTATTTTGGCTATCCGCTCTCGACGCTGACTTATTGGATAGTGAAAATTTTTGGCGTCAAGCTAGAGGCCGCGATGCTTTATATGAGTGTGTTTTTCAGCTCGCTAGTCGTAATACCTATACTTCTCATATCGCTTGAATACAAAAATCCAAAAGCAGGCCTCATCGCCGCACTTTTAGGCTCTATCGCAGACAGCTACTACAACCGCACGATGGCGGGATATTATGACACCGACATGCTCATCATCCCTCTTAGTGTCTTCATGCTTTGGGGCTTGGTGCGCGTGCTTGAAAAAAGGGATACCGCAAGCATCATCATAGCGCCGGTCAGCATACTGATTTATATGTGGTGGTATGCGAGCGCATTTTCTTTGATAAGCGTGAGTGCGGGGATATTTTTAGTCTATACGCTTATTTTTGAGCGTAGAAATCGGGCCTGTTACGCACAGCTCGTTTTGCTCGTTTTATCTATCACGAACATAGATATTTACGTCAAAATTTTGCTCGTTTTTGGCTTTTATCTTGGTGTTTTGTTTAAAAAAGAGCTTTTAAATTTCAAATTTATCCTGGCGGCTTTAGCGGCCTCGTTTGCGCTTTTTGTTATAGGAGGCGGGCTAAATCCGATAATCTTCCAGCTTAAATTTTACGTTTTTAGAGCCGTGCCCGAGAGTGCTGGCGTCAGTTTTAAATATTTTAATGTAAATCAAACTATCCAAGAGTCGGGCATCGTCGATCTGCAGCTGTTTTGCGAGCGTATCAGCTCGAGCGTGCTGACCTTTCTCGTCTCACTGGCGGGCGTCATCATGCTTTGCGTGAAGCATCGCTCGTTTTTAGTCACGCTTGGTATGCTATTTTTGGGCTTTTTAGCGCTTAAAGGCGGGCTTAGATTTACGATTTACGCCGTGCCTGTGATGGCGATAGGCTTTGGGTATTTCATCGTTTATTTTCTTGAAATTTTAAAGCTAAAGCCCGCTAGCTTCAATGCCGCATATTGTCTCATCGCCGTGTTTGCGCTACTGCCGGCACTAAGTCATATCTATAACTACAAAGCCTCGCCCGTTTTTAGCAGGAGCGAGGTTGAGATTTTAAACAAGCTAAAAGGTATCGCCGGACGCGAGGACTACGTGCTTGCGTGGTGGGACTACGGCTATCCGATACGATATTACGCCGATGTCAAGACCTTAATAGACGGTGGCAAGCACCTTGGACGCGATAACTACGCCGTTAGCTACGCGCTTGGAAGCGACGAGACGAGCTCTGCAAATATGGCTCGCATCGAGGTAGAATACACCGAGCGTAAATTTAACGAGCGTTTCACCTCGAATATGACGCAAATTTTAGAGGATAGAAATATCAGCGATGTGAATGTATTTTTAAGCGGTCTTAAAGATCAAAATTTGAGCTTACCGCCTAAAACACGCGAAATTTATTATTATCTGCCGGACCGTATGCTTTATATTTTCCCTACGATACTGCAGTTTAGTAGGCTCGATCTAAAAAATGGCAAGAGCCATGCCGAGGGGATATTTTTTATCGCAAGTGCGATCGCACAGGATGAAAGAGGGATAAATTTAGGTAACGGCTTCGTGCTTTCAAGCGATGTCAGCACGCTTAGCTACAACGGCATGAAGATGAGTCTGGCTGCGTTCATCGAGACTAGCTACGACGAGAAGGGTAGGCTTAACGTAAAAGAGTATAAAAACGATGAAAATTCTAAAATTTACGTCATTTTCATGCGCGATTACGGACGCTTCTTGATCCTTGATGAGAGCATGGTAAATAGCGCCTATATCCAGCTTTTCGTGCTCGAGCGATATGACGAGAGGCTTTTTGAGCCTGTGATTTTAAGCGGCGCAGCAAAGGTTTATAGACTAAAGAGGTGA
- a CDS encoding MATE family efflux transporter: protein MLINLISSIIVFIVSMGINFFLTPFILKSLGNEAYGFVGLSNAIVSYAAVITVAINSVSGRFVAYEWHRGDIERANGYYSSVLAVNIFFSLLVALLSGVFILNLQHVLNVPQNLLTDVRLTLVFYFINFCVGLFNGVLTVCAFVRNKLYLLSIRNALSSVILAALIVALFYFFRPMIAYIAISALAASMFVFFSTILMSARITPQLKFSLAKFDLAKIKELLRSGVWNSFNALNRILMTGMDLFICNIFINADITGILSVAKAAPIILESFVAQLSAIFVPKFVELHSKTNLPALIAEAKFSMRVVAFVMSAPAAIFVVFGREFYTLWLPFKSAAEIALIYELSMITLVPIVFISFVFSLFNLDSATNKLRRPAIANTLLGVSTIAAQICILKFTHYGIYGVVIVGAVLYSVRILGFDLINAALNLGVKLTTFYGVYFKNLCIFAALVLLFFWAGKFVSIANWGEFIAVALTFLGGGYVLTFALFFNKFERAVVAQKILMKFKRR, encoded by the coding sequence ATGCTCATAAATCTCATCAGCTCCATCATCGTTTTCATCGTCTCGATGGGGATAAATTTTTTCCTTACGCCATTTATCTTAAAAAGCCTTGGTAACGAGGCTTACGGCTTTGTGGGGCTCTCTAACGCCATCGTCAGCTACGCAGCCGTCATCACGGTCGCGATAAACTCGGTCAGCGGCCGCTTCGTCGCCTACGAGTGGCACAGAGGCGACATAGAGAGGGCAAACGGCTACTACTCCTCGGTTTTAGCCGTGAATATATTTTTCTCTCTCCTTGTTGCGCTGCTTTCTGGCGTTTTTATCCTAAATTTACAGCACGTTTTAAATGTTCCGCAAAATTTACTGACCGATGTCAGGCTCACGCTCGTTTTTTATTTTATAAATTTTTGCGTCGGGCTTTTTAACGGCGTGCTGACCGTGTGCGCGTTCGTGCGAAACAAGCTTTATCTGCTATCCATCAGAAACGCCCTCTCAAGCGTGATCCTAGCCGCTCTCATCGTGGCGCTTTTTTATTTTTTTAGGCCGATGATCGCTTATATCGCTATCTCAGCGCTTGCAGCCTCGATGTTTGTCTTTTTTAGCACTATTTTGATGTCCGCGCGCATCACTCCGCAGCTTAAATTCAGCCTTGCTAAATTTGACCTTGCCAAGATAAAAGAACTGCTAAGATCAGGCGTTTGGAACAGCTTCAATGCGCTAAATCGCATACTGATGACCGGCATGGATCTATTCATCTGCAACATCTTCATAAACGCCGACATCACCGGGATTTTATCGGTCGCAAAGGCCGCTCCGATCATCTTAGAGAGCTTCGTAGCCCAGCTTAGCGCGATATTTGTACCAAAATTCGTAGAGCTTCACTCAAAGACAAATTTGCCCGCACTCATCGCCGAGGCGAAATTTTCCATGCGCGTAGTCGCCTTTGTGATGAGCGCACCGGCTGCTATTTTTGTCGTGTTCGGACGCGAGTTTTACACGCTTTGGTTGCCGTTTAAAAGCGCTGCGGAGATCGCGCTCATTTACGAGCTTTCGATGATCACGCTCGTGCCTATCGTGTTTATCAGCTTCGTTTTTTCGCTTTTTAACCTTGACAGCGCGACGAATAAACTGCGTCGCCCGGCGATTGCAAACACGCTCCTTGGCGTTAGTACGATCGCGGCTCAAATTTGCATTTTGAAATTCACGCATTACGGCATTTACGGCGTCGTCATCGTCGGTGCAGTGCTTTATAGCGTGCGGATATTGGGCTTTGACCTCATAAACGCGGCGCTAAATTTAGGCGTGAAGCTCACGACCTTTTACGGCGTTTATTTTAAAAATTTATGTATTTTTGCCGCGCTTGTGCTGCTATTTTTTTGGGCGGGTAAATTTGTCAGTATCGCAAATTGGGGCGAATTCATCGCGGTCGCGCTAACGTTTCTAGGCGGCGGATACGTGCTCACGTTCGCGCTGTTTTTCAACAAATTCGAGCGCGCCGTAGTCGCTCAAAAAATTTTAATGAAATTTAAAAGGCGTTAG
- a CDS encoding glycosyltransferase, whose protein sequence is MKILFVIAALRNGGAERVLSALSTQLAEQNEVHIAVLEDDMGFYDFAPNIVFHHLKIYSGNKILAKFKKILALRACFKSVDPDVIISFIDWTNVACVVANLGLNYKLIATEHHANEYLKSAKFRLIRDLAYKRVDALSVLSRSDFEYYDFVKRRVILHNPLFIDAAPAQKQNIVLSVGRLETVKGYDVYFKALAKLDKSLLEGWRVQIAGEGKEEQNLKKLAQELGLDIEFLGHIKDVAPLYAKAKIFVLSSRSEGLSNVLIEAGASRCARISSDTVGGRELITNGVDGILFENENEDELAGALDSLLSDEVLIERIADNAARNSSEFSIKNIMEKWRNLIDEVVKS, encoded by the coding sequence GTGAAGATTTTATTCGTGATAGCAGCACTTAGAAACGGCGGTGCAGAGCGCGTTCTAAGCGCGCTATCTACCCAGCTGGCTGAGCAAAACGAGGTGCATATAGCGGTGCTTGAAGATGATATGGGATTTTATGACTTTGCGCCAAATATCGTTTTTCATCATCTCAAAATTTACAGCGGAAATAAAATTTTGGCTAAATTTAAGAAAATTTTAGCCCTTCGCGCGTGTTTTAAGAGCGTAGATCCTGACGTGATAATTAGCTTCATAGACTGGACGAACGTAGCGTGCGTGGTTGCAAATTTGGGGCTAAATTATAAACTCATCGCGACCGAGCATCACGCGAATGAATACTTAAAAAGCGCTAAATTTAGGCTCATACGCGATCTTGCTTACAAAAGAGTAGATGCGCTTAGCGTGCTTAGCAGGAGCGATTTTGAGTATTATGACTTCGTAAAAAGGCGCGTCATATTGCACAATCCCCTTTTCATAGACGCCGCGCCCGCGCAAAAGCAAAATATCGTTTTAAGCGTCGGCAGACTCGAGACGGTCAAGGGCTACGACGTGTATTTCAAGGCCCTTGCAAAGCTTGATAAAAGTCTGCTTGAAGGCTGGCGCGTGCAGATAGCGGGCGAAGGCAAAGAGGAGCAAAATTTAAAAAAATTAGCGCAAGAGCTTGGACTAGATATCGAATTTTTAGGGCATATAAAGGACGTCGCACCGCTTTATGCCAAGGCCAAAATTTTCGTTTTAAGCTCAAGGAGCGAGGGGCTTTCAAATGTGCTCATAGAGGCCGGAGCGTCCCGCTGTGCGCGAATTTCTAGTGACACGGTAGGAGGGCGAGAGCTCATAACCAACGGCGTAGACGGCATACTTTTTGAAAACGAAAACGAGGACGAGCTTGCCGGCGCGTTAGATTCGCTTTTAAGCGATGAGGTTTTGATAGAGCGCATCGCTGATAATGCAGCGCGAAATTCGAGCGAATTTAGCATAAAAAATATAATGGAAAAATGGCGAAATTTAATAGACGAGGTCGTGAAGAGTTGA
- a CDS encoding glycosyltransferase — MKILFVISTLRSGGAERVCSLIASQFAKFHDVSLAKFDSGVPFYELSERIKLINLNQGADDLGILRNFKKRLNKLLALRSLIKNGSFDAVISFLDSTNALVIVSSLGLKTPAIVSEHTSFDAPKRAIFKILRRILYPFADAISVLTRYDAAHYAKFCKNVRVIHNPFFADKAQNLESKKQNLVIFVGRLMKLKNCEMFVRVAASLKDSGYEFAVAGEGEQRGDLEKLSAQLGANVKFLGNVADIGALYQRAKILLSCSIYEGLGNTLIEAINFDCARVATKTSGAAELITDGFDGLLCEINDVHSMSAAVRSLVDDKERCAQICKNARARLDEFSLQNIYEQWLELLKLGGADDEERE; from the coding sequence ATGAAAATTTTATTTGTCATCTCGACTCTTAGAAGCGGCGGTGCAGAGCGCGTCTGCTCACTCATAGCCTCGCAGTTTGCGAAATTTCACGACGTAAGCTTGGCTAAATTTGACAGTGGCGTGCCATTTTACGAGCTTAGCGAGCGGATAAAACTCATAAACTTAAACCAAGGCGCGGATGATCTTGGAATTTTAAGAAATTTTAAAAAGCGCCTGAACAAGCTGCTTGCGCTTAGGAGTCTGATAAAAAACGGCAGCTTTGACGCGGTCATTTCGTTCCTTGATAGCACGAACGCACTAGTGATCGTTAGCTCGCTTGGACTAAAGACGCCTGCCATCGTGAGCGAGCACACGAGCTTTGACGCGCCAAAGAGGGCGATATTTAAAATTTTACGCCGCATTCTTTATCCTTTTGCAGACGCTATCAGTGTGCTCACGCGCTATGACGCCGCGCATTACGCTAAATTTTGCAAAAACGTCCGTGTGATCCATAATCCCTTTTTTGCAGACAAAGCGCAAAATTTAGAGTCAAAAAAGCAAAATTTAGTCATTTTCGTCGGGCGTTTGATGAAGCTTAAAAACTGCGAGATGTTCGTGAGGGTCGCAGCCAGCCTAAAGGATAGCGGATATGAGTTTGCAGTCGCCGGAGAGGGCGAGCAAAGAGGCGATCTTGAAAAGCTGTCGGCCCAGCTTGGCGCGAACGTTAAATTTTTAGGCAATGTCGCTGATATCGGTGCGCTTTATCAAAGGGCTAAAATTTTGCTGTCCTGCTCGATCTACGAGGGCCTTGGCAATACCTTGATAGAGGCGATAAATTTTGACTGCGCCAGGGTGGCGACTAAGACTAGCGGTGCAGCAGAGCTCATCACGGACGGCTTTGACGGGCTACTTTGCGAGATAAACGACGTGCACTCGATGAGTGCGGCCGTCAGATCGCTCGTAGATGACAAAGAGCGGTGCGCGCAAATATGCAAAAACGCTAGAGCCAGACTGGATGAATTTAGCCTGCAAAACATCTACGAGCAGTGGCTAGAGCTGCTTAAACTAGGCGGTGCGGACGATGAGGAGCGCGAGTGA
- a CDS encoding glycosyltransferase family 25 protein — protein MYPVFLISLAKDTGRREALKQRFKSYDKFTLIDAVDGRQMNAREYFGYVLPSYRAYGKILSPAEVGCSLSHVKAYEAFLASEAKFALILEDDVIGDDAGVAAAFELAEQIPQNSLLICGCQDGLAGRFSAFGKRINFKNRRLWLVSRYSHSSIYRAGAYVLTRQSAQNLLRIHKRALCTTDVWEYLLRQDDMAMYFSDIFSHPIDLSGSNIEAERIDRGYKPNLKARLKSLKFLFCSRFEKYFMGYERIFKRDEV, from the coding sequence ATGTATCCTGTTTTTTTGATCTCACTCGCAAAGGACACTGGAAGGCGCGAGGCCCTGAAACAGCGCTTCAAAAGCTATGATAAATTCACCCTCATCGACGCTGTCGACGGGCGGCAGATGAACGCGCGGGAGTATTTTGGCTATGTTTTGCCCTCATATCGTGCTTACGGTAAAATTTTAAGCCCGGCAGAAGTGGGCTGCTCGCTCTCTCACGTGAAAGCGTATGAGGCGTTTTTGGCTAGCGAGGCTAAATTTGCGCTTATCCTCGAAGATGACGTGATCGGAGATGACGCGGGTGTGGCGGCGGCGTTTGAGCTGGCCGAGCAAATACCCCAAAATTCGCTACTTATTTGCGGTTGCCAAGACGGACTGGCGGGTAGGTTTAGCGCGTTTGGCAAGCGGATAAATTTTAAAAATAGGCGGCTTTGGCTGGTTTCAAGGTATTCGCACTCGAGCATTTATAGAGCGGGGGCCTATGTCCTAACTAGGCAAAGTGCGCAAAATCTACTGCGGATACACAAGCGAGCGCTTTGCACGACCGATGTTTGGGAGTATTTGCTGAGGCAAGATGATATGGCGATGTATTTTAGCGATATTTTTTCTCATCCGATAGATCTAAGCGGCTCAAATATCGAAGCCGAGCGCATCGATAGGGGCTATAAGCCAAATTTAAAGGCTAGGCTAAAGAGCCTGAAATTCCTGTTTTGCTCGCGTTTTGAGAAGTATTTCATGGGCTATGAGAGAATTTTTAAAAGGGATGAGGTTTGA